One genomic segment of Cinclus cinclus chromosome 33, bCinCin1.1, whole genome shotgun sequence includes these proteins:
- the SLC35A2 gene encoding UDP-galactose translocator: MAAPGTADGAGGSGDSAGPATVSRRVKYASLGVLVLQNASLVLSIRYVRTLPGERFLPTTAVVMAEAMKGSACLLLLLIQHRGSVRQTAVTLHEAVVGQFGDTLRLAVPSLIYTLQNNLQYVAISNLPAATFQVTYQLKILTTALFSVLLLGTALSRLQWLSLALLFAGVALVQAEQARAVPSAAALSPSPGPEGPAQSYAVGLAAVAASCLSSGFAGVYFERLLKRSGGSIWVRNVQLGAVGTAVGLGAMLAAEGPAVAALGFFYGYNGAVWAVVVNQAAGGLLVAVVVRYADNILKGFATALSILASTAASAHLFGFRPRAPFLAGTAMVLAAVVLYGRPRGSGGRSQDSGKSPNKDKGT; this comes from the exons TGTCACGACGGGTGAAATACGCCAGCCTGGGcgtgctggtgctgcagaacGCGTCCCTCGTGCTCAGCATCCGCTACGTGCGGACCCTGCCCGGGGAGCGCTTCCTGCCCACCACGGCCGTGGTGATGGCCGAGGCCATGAAGGGCAGcgcctgcctgctgctcctgcttaTCCAGCACCGGG GCAGTGTCCGGCAGACGGCGGTGACGTTGCACGAGGCCGTGGTGGGACAGTTTGGGGACACGCTGcgcctggctgtcccctccctcaTCTACACCCTGCAGAACAATCTGCAGTACGTGGCCATCTCCAACCTGCCCGCGGCCACCTTCCAG GTGACGTACCAGCTGAAGATCCTGACCACAGCGCTGTTctcggtgctgctgctgggcacggCGCTGTCGCGGCTGCAGTGGCTGTCGCTGGCGCTGCTGTTTGCGGGGGTGGCGCTGGTGCAGGCGGAGCAGGCACGGGCCGTGCCCTCGGCCGCGGCGCTGTCCCCGTCCCCAGGGCCCGAGGGGCCAGCTCAGAGCTACGCCGTGGGGCTGGCGGCCGTGGCCGCGTCCTGCCTGTCCTCGGGCTTCGCCGGCGTCTACTTCGAGCGGCTGCTGAAGCGCTCGGGCGGCTCCATCTGGGTGCGGAACGTGCAGCTGGGCGCCGTGGGCACGGCCGTGGGGCTGGGCGCGATGCTGGCTGCCGAGGGCCCGGCGGTGGCCGCGCTCGGCTTCTTCTACGGCTACAACGGCGCCGTGTGGGCCGTGGTGGTGAACCAGGCGGCCGGGGGGCTGCTGGTGGCCGTGGTGGTTCGCTACGCCGACAACATCCTCAAGGGCTTCGCCACGGCGCTGTCCATCCTGGCCTCCACGGCCGCCTCCGCGCACCTGTTCGGCTTCCGGCCGCGCGCGCCCTTCCTGGCCGGCACCGCCATGGTCCTGGCCGCCGTCGTGCTCTACGGGCGGCCCCGCGGCTCCGGCGGCCGCAGCCAGGACAGCGGCAA GTCTCCCAACAAGGACAAGGGCACCTGA